The following are encoded together in the Candidatus Kaelpia aquatica genome:
- the rpsK gene encoding 30S ribosomal protein S11 has product MAQQPKKKVKKKKITRRVEYGIAHIQATFNNTIVTITDKEGNVLSWATGGVAGFKGTRKSTPFAAQIASKQAAKRALEYGVKEITVYLNGPGAGRETAVRSLQAAGLNIRVIKDITPIPHNGCRPPKRRRV; this is encoded by the coding sequence ATGGCTCAACAGCCAAAGAAGAAAGTTAAAAAAAAGAAGATTACAAGAAGAGTAGAATATGGAATTGCTCATATTCAGGCTACTTTTAATAATACAATCGTTACTATAACAGACAAAGAGGGTAATGTGCTTTCTTGGGCAACAGGCGGTGTTGCTGGTTTTAAAGGAACTAGAAAATCTACTCCTTTTGCTGCGCAGATTGCATCCAAACAGGCTGCAAAACGTGCTTTGGAGTATGGCGTTAAAGAGATTACGGTCTATCTCAATGGTCCTGGAGCAGGTAGAGAGACTGCCGTCAGGTCTCTTCAGGCAGCAGGTCTTAATATAAGAGTGATTAAAGATATAACTCCGATACCACACAATGGGTGTCGGCCGCCAAAAAGAAGAAGAGTTTAA
- the rpsD gene encoding 30S ribosomal protein S4, whose product MSQLRTGVCRLCRRAGMKLFLKGRRCNTDKCAVDKRPYPPGQHGKRRIRHSDYGIRLKEKQKVKNIYGISERRMKKYYQVAAKTKGVTGSIMLQLLERRLDNVVFRSNFALSRSQARELVNHGHIYLNGRRVNIPSCTVSIDDVITVKKREASRKIIKANEEMAEDRLIPSWLEVSKGKLEVRVESLPVREDIVVPIEEQFIVEFYSR is encoded by the coding sequence ATGAGTCAATTAAGGACAGGAGTGTGTAGGCTGTGCAGAAGAGCTGGGATGAAGCTTTTCTTAAAGGGTAGGCGGTGTAATACAGATAAATGCGCAGTAGATAAGAGGCCTTATCCGCCGGGGCAGCACGGAAAGAGACGTATAAGACATTCAGATTATGGTATTCGTTTAAAAGAGAAGCAAAAAGTTAAGAATATCTACGGTATTAGTGAGAGGAGAATGAAGAAGTATTATCAAGTTGCAGCTAAAACCAAAGGGGTGACAGGCTCAATTATGCTTCAGCTCCTTGAGAGACGCCTTGATAATGTTGTCTTTAGATCAAACTTTGCTTTAAGTAGATCACAAGCCAGAGAGCTGGTTAATCATGGACATATATATCTTAATGGAAGGCGAGTAAATATTCCTTCTTGCACTGTCTCTATAGATGACGTGATAACAGTTAAAAAAAGAGAAGCTTCTAGGAAGATTATAAAGGCCAACGAAGAGATGGCCGAGGATAGGCTTATCCCTTCATGGTTGGAGGTTTCCAAGGGGAAACTAGAAGTTAGAGTCGAGAGTCTTCCTGTTAGAGAAGATATAGTAGTTCCAATAGAAGAGCAGTTTATTGTTGAATTTTATTCTAGATAA